The Mycobacterium paragordonae genome includes a region encoding these proteins:
- a CDS encoding winged helix-turn-helix transcriptional regulator: MRYEELADIPCSITRPLVVLGERWTFLLVKQAFAGTTRFEDFLTTLGIPRGRLADRLDRLVAEEILRREPYREGNNRTHDAYRLTEKGLALYPVLLALRDWGDRYMAPDGPPVHYRHRDCGGEAHAHLSCDKCHQELTAHDVVPEAGPGLTAAAKGANSQE, translated from the coding sequence ATGCGGTACGAAGAGCTCGCCGATATCCCCTGCTCGATCACCCGGCCGCTCGTCGTGCTCGGGGAGCGGTGGACGTTCCTGCTGGTCAAGCAGGCGTTCGCCGGTACCACTCGGTTCGAGGACTTCCTGACGACCCTCGGTATTCCCCGGGGCCGGTTGGCCGACCGGCTCGATCGCCTGGTCGCCGAAGAGATCTTGCGGCGTGAGCCGTACCGGGAAGGGAACAACCGGACCCACGACGCGTACCGGCTCACCGAGAAGGGTCTGGCGCTCTACCCGGTGCTGCTGGCATTGCGTGACTGGGGCGACCGTTATATGGCACCCGACGGCCCGCCGGTGCACTACCGGCACCGGGACTGCGGCGGTGAAGCCCACGCCCACCTGTCCTGCGATAAGTGCCATCAGGAACTCACCGCACACGACGTCGTCCCGGAAGCCGGACCGGGTCTGACGGCCGCCGCGAAGGGCGCCAATTCTCAGGAATAG
- a CDS encoding PPE family protein, with protein sequence MDYGQVPPEIHSARMYSGPGAQSLLTAAAAWGNVADGLDEAADGFRRVTAKLNCGWQGAAAIAMTQAATPYLGWLNAAAVKSKQAADHARAAAAAYQEAYAAMVPPPVIAANRSHREALVTGNALSQDTQNIAAMDAQYEQMWARDVEAMYAYAESAAAAARVTPFTSGPLALDLPVLTQQGAVGDPELISAGSQLISAIPQALQSLSASPLTCTALAAVSSSLAKLSRLAVPVKFPMHLLNFLGGPRTSKGPAAALVSAASPTVRATWGRGMSIGRLSVPPVWGTAEPPKPAVVDLYCSARRMRTIGGLAVNGRLVYS encoded by the coding sequence ATGGACTACGGCCAGGTGCCACCGGAAATCCATTCGGCACGAATGTATTCCGGGCCCGGAGCGCAGTCGTTGCTCACGGCCGCCGCCGCGTGGGGCAACGTCGCCGACGGGCTGGACGAGGCCGCGGACGGATTCCGCCGGGTGACCGCGAAGCTGAATTGCGGATGGCAGGGCGCGGCGGCGATCGCCATGACGCAGGCCGCCACTCCCTATCTCGGTTGGCTCAACGCCGCGGCGGTGAAAAGCAAGCAGGCGGCGGACCACGCCCGAGCGGCCGCGGCCGCCTATCAGGAAGCCTATGCGGCGATGGTGCCACCGCCGGTAATCGCGGCCAACCGATCTCACCGAGAGGCACTGGTCACCGGCAATGCGCTGAGCCAGGACACCCAGAACATCGCGGCGATGGACGCACAGTACGAACAGATGTGGGCCCGCGACGTCGAGGCGATGTACGCCTATGCCGAATCCGCCGCGGCTGCAGCGCGGGTGACACCGTTCACCTCGGGCCCGTTGGCCCTTGACCTGCCGGTGTTGACCCAGCAGGGCGCCGTCGGCGATCCCGAGCTTATTTCGGCTGGCTCGCAATTGATTTCCGCGATACCGCAAGCGCTCCAGTCGCTGTCGGCGTCACCGTTGACGTGCACCGCCCTGGCAGCGGTGTCGTCATCACTGGCGAAGCTGAGTCGCCTTGCCGTGCCGGTCAAGTTCCCGATGCACCTGCTCAATTTCCTCGGCGGCCCTCGAACGAGCAAAGGTCCGGCCGCGGCCCTGGTAAGTGCGGCCTCGCCGACCGTCCGGGCGACCTGGGGCAGGGGAATGTCCATCGGCCGGCTGTCGGTGCCGCCGGTCTGGGGTACCGCGGAACCGCCCAAGCCGGCGGTCGTCGACCTCTACTGCTCGGCCCGTCGGATGAGGACGATCGGCGGGCTGGCGGTCAACGGGCGCCTGGTCTATTCCTGA
- a CDS encoding alkaline phosphatase family protein has product MPGSICDVLPSAAALLGVSGAADALGLAESIGDVDRVMMVLVDGLGWHLLPDLVDDAPLLASVLSGGAGRLRQLTCTFPSTTPTSLVSLGTGALPGQHGILGFTLNIPGTDRVLNHIRWRDEPPADEWQPLPTWFDRLAHAGVAARALLPEWFIGSGLTEAAYHGALFVPTHADDDYARRMIDELNAAPGLVYGYTADLDTMAHVFGVGSPEWHEAAARVDGLLSRLAESLPANAALLVTADHGGLNVAADARIDLDADPRLAAGVRVVAGEPRVRYLHTQPGAAADVLAAWSELLAGRADVYTREQAVTAGLFGPVSPAHLPRIGDVVVVCTGGSAVLATAHEPPESARLVGFHGAATAAEMAIPLIELL; this is encoded by the coding sequence GTGCCCGGTTCCATCTGCGACGTGCTGCCCAGCGCGGCGGCTCTGCTCGGAGTGTCCGGCGCGGCAGACGCACTGGGACTGGCGGAGTCGATCGGAGACGTCGACCGCGTCATGATGGTGCTCGTCGACGGACTGGGCTGGCACCTGCTCCCCGATCTGGTGGACGACGCTCCGCTGCTGGCCTCCGTGCTGAGCGGTGGCGCGGGACGGCTGCGGCAACTGACGTGCACCTTTCCGTCCACCACGCCGACGAGCCTGGTGTCGCTCGGCACCGGCGCCCTCCCCGGACAGCACGGCATCCTCGGCTTCACGCTCAACATCCCGGGCACCGATCGCGTCCTCAACCACATCCGTTGGCGGGACGAGCCGCCGGCCGACGAATGGCAGCCTCTGCCAACATGGTTCGACCGACTCGCGCACGCCGGAGTGGCAGCTCGCGCCCTGCTGCCGGAATGGTTCATCGGGAGCGGCCTGACCGAGGCGGCCTATCACGGCGCTCTCTTTGTGCCCACGCACGCCGACGACGACTACGCCCGGCGGATGATCGACGAACTGAACGCGGCACCCGGCCTGGTCTACGGCTATACCGCCGACCTGGACACCATGGCGCACGTGTTCGGCGTCGGGTCGCCCGAATGGCACGAGGCCGCGGCGCGGGTCGATGGGCTGCTGAGCAGGCTGGCCGAGTCGCTGCCCGCCAACGCGGCGCTGCTGGTGACGGCCGACCACGGTGGATTGAACGTCGCCGCCGACGCTCGTATCGACCTGGACGCCGACCCTCGGCTCGCCGCCGGGGTGCGGGTGGTCGCCGGCGAACCGCGGGTTCGCTACCTGCACACCCAGCCCGGCGCCGCCGCTGATGTGCTGGCCGCCTGGTCCGAACTCCTCGCCGGTCGCGCGGATGTCTACACCCGCGAGCAGGCCGTCACGGCAGGGTTGTTCGGCCCGGTCAGCCCGGCTCATCTACCGAGGATCGGCGACGTCGTGGTGGTGTGCACCGGCGGATCGGCGGTACTGGCGACCGCTCACGAACCGCCGGAGTCTGCTCGGCTGGTCGGCTTTCACGGTGCGGCGACCGCGGCGGAGATGGCCATCCCGCTGATCGAATTGCTCTAA
- a CDS encoding DUF6390 family protein — MTDAAGAEMFARYAYAPNALGYCGLPLGGTLRDGAVEDVLHAARGFSGAWPYLRVLSRLTGITDPLDYRLVESYWLGGGVGADVPGSRFFDELLAIIGPQAGRYWSHLTPDLANEAAGNHCFHVFGVYPWTRFLGRGMDQHPLHVLDSCRISWGTVVSRAGDDVEVLCRQLVWDGRTLALSEPGPRTLEVWADGYCAVPDVAAGDEVAVHWGRLCGRLEPDQVRALADSTFRQLRLTNDRLHG; from the coding sequence GTGACGGACGCCGCCGGCGCCGAGATGTTCGCCCGATACGCCTACGCGCCCAACGCACTCGGCTACTGCGGTCTCCCGCTGGGCGGCACCCTGCGCGACGGCGCGGTCGAGGATGTGCTGCACGCGGCGCGCGGGTTCTCCGGCGCCTGGCCCTATCTGCGGGTGTTGTCGCGACTGACCGGTATCACCGATCCGCTGGACTATCGGTTGGTCGAATCGTATTGGCTCGGCGGCGGTGTCGGGGCCGACGTGCCGGGCAGTCGATTCTTCGACGAACTGCTGGCGATCATCGGCCCGCAGGCCGGGCGCTACTGGTCGCATCTCACCCCCGACCTGGCGAACGAGGCCGCGGGCAACCACTGCTTCCACGTCTTCGGGGTGTATCCCTGGACACGCTTTCTGGGGCGCGGCATGGATCAGCATCCGCTGCATGTGCTGGACAGTTGCCGGATCAGCTGGGGCACGGTTGTCTCGCGCGCAGGCGACGATGTCGAGGTGCTGTGCCGGCAGCTGGTGTGGGACGGCCGAACGCTCGCATTGTCCGAGCCCGGTCCCCGGACGCTCGAGGTGTGGGCCGACGGGTACTGCGCGGTGCCGGACGTGGCAGCGGGCGACGAGGTCGCCGTGCATTGGGGCCGGTTGTGCGGACGGCTGGAGCCGGACCAGGTGCGGGCGCTGGCCGACAGCACCTTCCGGCAGCTGCGGCTGACCAATGACCGTCTGCATGGCTGA
- the hypD gene encoding hydrogenase formation protein HypD — translation MKFVDEFRDPAAARTLLTAIEHLAGTGPEHFKFMEVCGGHTHTIYRHGIEHLLPDNVELVHGPGCPVCVIPMGRIDDAMWLAGRPGVIFTCFGDMMRVPGSAGSLLDAKARGADVRFVYSPLDALKIALDNPDRQVVFFAIGFETTAPSTAVTLVRARELQLSNFSVFCNHVTIVPPIKAILESPDLRLSGFIGPGHVSTVVGNRPYRFVPDVYRKPLVVAGFEPLDILASVAMLLRQIREGRCEVENQYKRVVPENGNPAALALMGSVFALRPHFEWRGLGFISQSALRLHDDFADFDAEQRFSMPGVRVADPKACQCGEVLKGVLKPWECKVFGTACTPETPIGTCMVSPEGACAAYYNFGRMHRDAAKLVGSATK, via the coding sequence ATGAAATTCGTCGACGAATTCCGGGATCCGGCGGCCGCCCGCACGCTGCTGACGGCGATCGAGCATCTCGCCGGAACCGGTCCGGAGCACTTCAAATTCATGGAGGTGTGCGGCGGGCACACCCACACCATCTACCGGCACGGCATCGAACACCTGTTGCCCGACAACGTGGAACTGGTGCACGGCCCAGGCTGTCCGGTCTGTGTGATTCCGATGGGCCGCATCGATGACGCGATGTGGCTGGCCGGCCGGCCCGGGGTGATCTTCACCTGCTTCGGCGACATGATGCGGGTGCCCGGTTCGGCGGGCAGCCTGTTGGACGCGAAGGCGCGTGGCGCCGACGTGCGTTTCGTCTACTCCCCTCTGGACGCGCTGAAAATCGCGCTCGACAATCCCGACCGGCAGGTGGTGTTCTTCGCGATCGGGTTCGAAACCACCGCTCCGTCCACCGCGGTCACGCTGGTGCGCGCCCGCGAGCTGCAATTGTCCAATTTCAGCGTGTTCTGCAACCACGTCACGATCGTGCCGCCGATCAAGGCGATTCTGGAATCGCCGGACCTGCGGCTGTCCGGGTTCATCGGCCCCGGCCATGTGTCGACAGTGGTGGGCAACCGGCCCTACCGGTTCGTCCCGGACGTCTATCGAAAGCCGTTGGTGGTGGCGGGTTTTGAGCCGTTGGACATCCTCGCGTCGGTCGCTATGCTGCTGCGGCAGATCCGCGAGGGCCGGTGCGAGGTGGAAAACCAGTACAAGCGGGTGGTGCCGGAGAACGGCAACCCCGCCGCGCTGGCGCTGATGGGCAGCGTCTTCGCGTTGCGCCCGCATTTCGAATGGCGCGGGCTGGGGTTCATCTCGCAAAGCGCGCTGCGCCTGCATGATGACTTCGCGGATTTCGATGCCGAACAACGCTTCTCGATGCCCGGTGTGCGGGTCGCCGACCCCAAGGCGTGCCAGTGCGGGGAGGTGCTCAAGGGCGTCCTCAAGCCCTGGGAATGCAAGGTTTTCGGCACCGCGTGCACACCGGAGACGCCGATCGGCACCTGCATGGTGTCCCCCGAGGGGGCATGCGCCGCCTACTACAACTTCGGGCGGATGCACCGTGACGCCGCCAAGCTGGTGGGGTCGGCCACGAAGTGA
- a CDS encoding HypC/HybG/HupF family hydrogenase formation chaperone, which yields MCLGIPGRIVAITDPANHLAKVDVSGVQRTISVRLLEGDPPEPDDWVLVHVGFAMAKIDEAEALLTLAAIKKLGEAYTTELEAFDSSAIV from the coding sequence ATGTGCCTGGGAATTCCGGGGCGGATCGTCGCAATCACCGACCCGGCAAACCATTTGGCCAAAGTCGACGTCAGCGGTGTACAGCGCACCATCAGCGTGCGACTGCTGGAAGGTGACCCGCCCGAGCCCGACGACTGGGTGCTGGTTCATGTCGGCTTCGCGATGGCCAAGATCGACGAGGCCGAAGCGCTGCTGACCCTGGCGGCCATCAAGAAACTCGGCGAGGCCTACACCACCGAGCTGGAAGCCTTCGACTCTTCCGCGATCGTTTAG
- the hypE gene encoding hydrogenase expression/formation protein HypE has translation MKNSAGEYLSSGPRFAEGQVIERIESFRRRRPRLLDDHITLAHGAGGKASAALVDAVFLDAFRNPLLESLGDGAVLTLPGGERIAMSTDSFVVQPRRFPGGSIGTLAVHGTCNDLAMAGAVPSWISAAFVLEEGFPIAELREIVADMAAAAADAGVQIVTGDTKVVPNGAADGVFITTTGTGVIPADRTLKAGAVRAGDRVLLSGSMGDHGMAVLLARGDLAIEADIASDTASLSPLVELLMAAAPSTRWLRDATRGGVGTVCNELAQSCGLGVVLDEERLPVRPMVNGACELLGIDPLYVANEGKFVAVVAAAEAEAGLAALRSHPLGSDAADVGEIVTEPRESVLLRTGFGGTRIVDMLVGDPLPRIC, from the coding sequence CGGCCCCGCCTACTCGACGACCACATCACGCTGGCACACGGAGCCGGCGGCAAAGCCTCGGCGGCACTGGTGGACGCGGTGTTCCTCGACGCGTTCCGCAACCCGCTGCTCGAGTCGCTCGGCGACGGCGCGGTGCTCACGCTGCCCGGCGGTGAGCGGATCGCGATGTCCACCGACTCATTCGTGGTGCAGCCCAGACGGTTTCCAGGTGGCTCGATCGGGACCCTGGCCGTGCACGGCACATGTAACGACCTCGCGATGGCCGGCGCGGTACCGTCCTGGATCTCGGCGGCCTTCGTGCTCGAAGAGGGCTTCCCGATCGCCGAGTTGAGAGAGATCGTGGCGGACATGGCCGCCGCGGCCGCCGATGCCGGAGTGCAGATCGTCACCGGCGATACCAAGGTGGTGCCCAACGGCGCAGCCGACGGCGTATTCATCACCACCACGGGCACCGGCGTCATACCCGCGGACCGCACCCTCAAGGCCGGGGCGGTACGTGCCGGCGACCGGGTGCTGCTGTCCGGGTCGATGGGCGATCACGGCATGGCGGTTCTGCTCGCCCGTGGTGATCTGGCCATCGAAGCCGATATCGCCTCGGACACAGCGTCACTGAGCCCACTCGTCGAACTCTTGATGGCCGCGGCGCCGTCCACCCGCTGGCTGCGCGACGCGACCCGCGGCGGGGTGGGCACCGTCTGCAACGAACTCGCGCAGTCCTGCGGGCTCGGCGTGGTGCTCGACGAAGAACGCCTGCCGGTGCGGCCGATGGTCAACGGAGCGTGCGAACTACTCGGCATCGACCCGCTGTATGTCGCCAACGAAGGAAAGTTCGTTGCCGTCGTCGCGGCCGCGGAAGCCGAGGCGGGTCTGGCCGCCCTGCGCTCGCACCCGCTGGGATCCGATGCCGCCGACGTCGGGGAGATCGTGACCGAACCACGCGAAAGCGTCCTGCTCCGTACCGGATTCGGCGGAACCCGGATCGTCGACATGCTGGTCGGCGACCCACTACCCCGAATCTGCTGA